The proteins below come from a single Saccharopolyspora sp. SCSIO 74807 genomic window:
- a CDS encoding ATP-binding protein: MSAPESGHGERTAQVPDSSVVEVRVAAEASQLSVLRAVTGDLAMRADFDVDSIADLRLAVDEACSTLVRLAAGSAPLVCRFAGQDHELTVSASVRSDSAQAPRQDTFSWRVLSALTDTVSTSVQPDADTDGAHVVRIELTKGRTHE; this comes from the coding sequence GTGTCAGCACCCGAGTCCGGACACGGCGAACGGACCGCGCAGGTCCCGGACTCCTCCGTGGTGGAGGTGCGGGTCGCCGCCGAGGCGTCCCAGCTGTCGGTGTTGCGCGCGGTGACCGGTGATCTGGCCATGCGAGCGGACTTCGACGTGGACTCGATCGCCGACCTGCGGCTGGCCGTGGACGAGGCGTGCTCGACCCTGGTGCGGCTCGCGGCCGGGTCCGCGCCGCTGGTCTGCCGGTTCGCGGGCCAGGACCACGAATTGACCGTCTCCGCGTCGGTGCGCAGTGATTCCGCTCAGGCACCGCGGCAGGACACGTTCAGTTGGCGCGTCCTGAGCGCACTCACCGACACTGTGTCAACCTCGGTGCAACCGGACGCGGACACCGACGGTGCCCACGTCGTTCGCATTGAGTTGACCAAGGGACGGACTCACGAGTGA
- a CDS encoding vitamin K epoxide reductase family protein — protein sequence MTATQQAHPAAAAAEPPTRQAGLGWLYLIGGAIGLVASFALTVEKITKLGNPSYIPSCSMNPIVSCGTVMDSTQAALFGFPNPLIGLFAFPVMITAGVVLLAGFAAPRWFWIGLQLGTTLGVVFVHWLIVQSLYDIGALCPYCMVVWAVVIPMFWYTTLHALRGGHLGGGASAGAALSRFHSLVLVVWYLAIVVMVLQAFWSFWTSLF from the coding sequence ATGACCGCCACGCAGCAGGCGCACCCGGCCGCGGCCGCCGCGGAGCCACCAACGCGGCAGGCCGGGCTGGGCTGGCTGTACCTGATCGGCGGCGCGATCGGCCTGGTGGCCTCGTTCGCGCTGACCGTCGAGAAGATCACCAAGCTGGGCAATCCGTCCTACATCCCGTCGTGCAGCATGAATCCGATCGTGTCCTGCGGCACGGTCATGGACAGCACCCAGGCCGCGCTGTTCGGGTTCCCGAACCCGCTGATCGGCCTGTTCGCGTTCCCGGTGATGATCACCGCAGGGGTCGTGCTGCTGGCCGGGTTCGCCGCGCCGCGGTGGTTCTGGATCGGCCTGCAGCTGGGCACCACGCTCGGCGTGGTGTTCGTGCACTGGCTGATCGTGCAGAGCCTGTACGACATCGGCGCGCTGTGCCCGTACTGCATGGTGGTGTGGGCCGTGGTGATCCCGATGTTCTGGTACACGACGCTGCACGCGCTGCGCGGCGGCCACCTGGGCGGGGGCGCGTCCGCGGGCGCGGCGTTGTCCCGGTTCCACAGCCTCGTGCTGGTGGTCTGGTACCTGGCGATCGTGGTAATGGTGCTGCAAGCGTTCTGGAGCTTCTGGACCTCACTGTTCTGA
- a CDS encoding thioredoxin domain-containing protein gives MPKTTNPLLKKSGPSTNAILSIVVVVAAVVIIGGVLLFTAGKGDNAAGGQSPAPGQDMSQVVSKPDSHKLTEAPDAKVTVTEFLDFQCPSCFQYYNGVTKNIEQEYKGRINFVNRMYPLTNAHPLAMEAAKSAEAAAMQGKYKEMYHAIFDNYRAWAVSPDGQQVSDDTGRANQMFTQYAQQIGLDVNKFKQDKESKAASDRIAADQADAEKAGISGTPSFFINGQKWEGSGKSTADVAQQLRARIDQELAR, from the coding sequence ATGCCGAAGACAACCAACCCGTTGCTGAAGAAGAGCGGGCCATCGACCAACGCGATCCTGAGCATCGTGGTGGTCGTGGCCGCAGTCGTGATCATCGGCGGGGTCCTGCTGTTCACCGCGGGCAAGGGGGACAACGCCGCAGGCGGCCAGTCCCCCGCGCCGGGTCAGGACATGAGCCAGGTGGTGAGCAAGCCGGACAGCCACAAGCTCACCGAAGCCCCCGACGCCAAGGTCACCGTGACCGAGTTCCTGGACTTCCAGTGCCCGTCCTGCTTCCAGTACTACAACGGGGTCACCAAGAACATCGAGCAGGAGTACAAGGGCCGCATCAACTTCGTGAACCGGATGTACCCGCTGACCAACGCCCACCCGCTGGCGATGGAAGCGGCCAAGTCCGCCGAGGCCGCGGCGATGCAGGGCAAGTACAAGGAGATGTACCACGCCATCTTCGACAACTACCGCGCATGGGCGGTCTCCCCGGACGGCCAGCAGGTCAGCGATGACACCGGCCGCGCCAACCAGATGTTCACCCAGTACGCCCAGCAGATCGGGCTGGACGTGAACAAGTTCAAGCAGGACAAGGAGTCCAAGGCGGCCAGCGACCGGATCGCTGCCGACCAGGCCGACGCGGAGAAGGCCGGCATCTCCGGCACCCCGTCGTTCTTCATCAACGGCCAGAAGTGGGAGGGCTCCGGCAAGTCCACCGCTGATGTCGCCCAGCAGCTGCGGGCCCGGATCGACCAGGAGTTGGCGCGATGA